The following are encoded together in the Pseudoalteromonas piscicida genome:
- the polA gene encoding DNA polymerase I: MSQIPQNPLILVDGSSYLFRAYHAPPHLTNSKGEATGAIYGVINMLKSLLKQYQPSHMVVVFDAKGPTFRNEMYSEYKAHRPPMPDDLRTQIEPIHEIIKAMGLPLVSISGVEADDVIGTFSKIASEQSRHVLISTGDKDMAQLVNEHVTLINTMTNTILDPEGVVDKFGIGPDLIIDYLALMGDKVDNIPGVPGVGEKTALAMLQGLGSIDSLYENLDKIADLGFRGSKTMAKKLEEHQAQLKLSYELATIKLDCEVEQDLEQFKIAEMNKDRLIELYGQCEFKRWLAELLDGQSQADIVDVEAEGSAPAAAQVDTQYETILTKTQLDDWVTKLKAAELIAFDTETTSVNYMQAELVGMSFAVAPGEAAYLPINHDYVGAPEQLSQDVVFEIMAPLLADPQIKKVGQNLKYDQSVLARAGLELQGIAFDTMLESYVFNSVGTRHDMDSLALKYLGHKTISFEDIAGKGKNQLTFNQIELEKAAPYAAEDADITLRLHQHLWPLIEKENSLKQVFSEIELPLLSVLSRIERTGVHIDGDMLAKQSIEIEKRLGELEQQAFEIAGEEFNLSSTKQLQAILFDKLELPVIKKTPKGAPSTAEEVLQELAHDYPLPKLIIEHRGLAKLKSTYTDKLPKLVNADTGRVHTSYHQAVTATGRLSSSDPNLQNIPIRNEAGRRIRQAFVADSNKQIVAADYSQIELRIMAHLSQDKGLLSAFAEGKDVHSATASEVFSVPLEEVTSDMRRKAKAVNFGLIYGMSAFGLSRQLDIPRNEAQHYMDMYFERFPGVLEYMERTREEAADKGYVETLFGRRLYLPDINARNGARRKAAERAAINAPMQGTAADIIKKAMIKVDEWLQSCDSNDIQLLMQVHDELVFEVHSDKVAEYSEKICELMSAAASLDVPLLVEADSGDNWEQAH; encoded by the coding sequence ATGTCTCAGATCCCTCAAAATCCGTTGATCTTGGTTGATGGTTCTTCCTATTTATTTCGTGCTTATCATGCGCCACCACATTTAACAAACTCAAAAGGTGAAGCAACTGGTGCGATCTACGGTGTGATCAATATGCTTAAGAGTTTGCTTAAACAATATCAACCAAGTCATATGGTAGTAGTCTTCGACGCTAAAGGGCCGACTTTTCGCAACGAAATGTATAGCGAGTATAAAGCGCATCGCCCGCCTATGCCGGATGATCTGAGAACGCAAATTGAGCCGATCCACGAAATAATTAAAGCAATGGGTTTGCCACTGGTAAGTATAAGTGGTGTCGAGGCTGATGACGTGATCGGTACATTCTCAAAAATAGCGTCAGAGCAAAGTCGCCATGTGCTAATCAGCACTGGTGATAAGGATATGGCGCAATTGGTCAATGAACATGTCACGTTGATCAATACCATGACAAATACGATCTTAGACCCAGAAGGGGTGGTGGATAAGTTTGGCATTGGTCCTGACCTGATCATCGACTATCTCGCGTTAATGGGAGATAAAGTCGATAATATTCCGGGCGTACCTGGCGTTGGTGAAAAAACCGCATTAGCGATGCTACAGGGGTTGGGCTCTATCGATTCGCTCTACGAAAACTTAGATAAAATTGCTGATTTAGGTTTTCGTGGCTCAAAAACCATGGCGAAGAAACTAGAGGAACACCAAGCGCAGTTAAAACTGTCGTATGAATTAGCCACTATTAAGCTGGATTGTGAAGTAGAGCAAGACTTGGAGCAATTCAAGATAGCTGAGATGAATAAAGATCGCTTAATCGAGCTATATGGTCAGTGTGAATTTAAGCGCTGGTTAGCTGAGTTACTGGATGGTCAGTCACAAGCTGATATCGTTGATGTGGAGGCTGAAGGCTCGGCACCTGCAGCGGCGCAGGTTGACACCCAATACGAGACGATTTTGACAAAAACGCAGCTTGATGACTGGGTAACTAAGCTAAAAGCTGCGGAACTCATCGCCTTTGATACTGAAACCACCAGTGTTAACTATATGCAGGCGGAACTAGTTGGGATGAGCTTTGCAGTTGCACCAGGCGAAGCGGCTTACTTACCAATTAATCACGATTATGTGGGGGCGCCTGAACAGCTTTCTCAAGACGTTGTGTTTGAGATCATGGCACCGCTGCTTGCGGATCCTCAGATCAAAAAAGTGGGTCAAAATTTAAAATACGATCAAAGTGTGCTCGCCCGAGCAGGGCTGGAACTGCAAGGTATTGCTTTTGATACTATGTTGGAGTCTTACGTATTTAACAGCGTAGGTACTCGCCACGATATGGATTCCTTAGCACTAAAATATTTAGGCCATAAAACAATTAGTTTTGAAGACATTGCTGGCAAAGGTAAAAACCAACTGACCTTTAACCAAATTGAGCTAGAGAAGGCGGCGCCTTATGCAGCGGAAGATGCGGACATTACGCTGAGATTGCATCAACACCTGTGGCCGTTAATTGAAAAAGAAAATAGCCTAAAGCAGGTTTTTTCAGAGATTGAATTACCGCTACTGAGCGTACTTTCTCGCATTGAACGCACCGGTGTGCACATTGATGGTGATATGCTCGCGAAGCAAAGTATCGAGATTGAAAAACGCTTGGGTGAGCTTGAACAACAAGCTTTTGAAATTGCAGGTGAGGAGTTCAACCTGAGTTCAACAAAGCAACTACAAGCGATATTGTTCGACAAACTTGAGCTGCCAGTGATTAAGAAAACGCCAAAAGGCGCGCCTTCAACGGCTGAAGAAGTGCTACAAGAGTTGGCGCATGATTATCCGCTGCCAAAACTGATTATTGAGCACCGAGGCTTGGCTAAGCTGAAATCCACCTATACCGACAAATTACCAAAATTGGTTAATGCGGATACTGGTCGCGTGCACACTTCTTATCACCAAGCCGTTACCGCAACGGGCCGTCTAAGCTCAAGCGATCCTAACTTGCAAAATATTCCGATCCGCAATGAAGCTGGACGTCGTATTCGTCAGGCCTTTGTTGCCGACAGTAATAAACAAATCGTCGCGGCGGATTACAGCCAAATCGAGCTTAGGATCATGGCACATTTGTCACAAGACAAAGGGTTGTTGAGTGCCTTTGCTGAAGGTAAAGATGTACACAGTGCAACAGCATCTGAAGTATTTTCCGTGCCGCTAGAGGAGGTAACTTCTGATATGCGCCGCAAAGCCAAAGCGGTTAACTTTGGCTTGATCTATGGCATGAGTGCGTTTGGTCTGTCACGTCAGTTAGATATTCCAAGAAATGAAGCGCAACATTATATGGATATGTACTTTGAGCGTTTCCCTGGCGTATTAGAGTATATGGAGCGCACGCGTGAAGAGGCTGCTGATAAAGGATATGTAGAAACCTTATTTGGTCGTCGCTTGTATCTACCGGATATCAACGCGCGTAACGGCGCCCGCAGAAAAGCAGCGGAACGTGCAGCTATCAATGCACCGATGCAGGGCACTGCGGCGGATATCATTAAAAAAGCGATGATTAAAGTTGATGAATGGCTACAAAGCTGTGATAGCAATGATATCCAGTTACTCATGCAAGTACACGATGAATTGGTGTTTGAAGTACACAGCGATAAAGTTGCTGAATACAGTGAAAAAATCTGTGAATTGATGAGTGCAGCTGCATCACTTGATGTACCTTTATTAGTCGAAGCCGACAGTGGCGACAACTGGGAACAAGCGCACTAG
- a CDS encoding YceI family protein: MLKYLLLGSALISSQAFAAWQFNQQQSDVSFVSVKQASIAEVHHFKTLDGTLSAKGELEVNIDLASVETMIPIRNERMQKMLFNVAQHPKAKVNADVSEVLAKLKAGTQKINDVTATLTLHGQIQKINLDLLITKSANGLVVTPVNAFILDSKQFGLDKGIEALREIAGLKTIATSVPVSFNLVFDEQN, encoded by the coding sequence ATGCTAAAGTACCTTCTTTTAGGTAGTGCACTAATTTCTTCTCAGGCGTTCGCTGCTTGGCAATTTAATCAACAACAAAGTGATGTTAGCTTTGTCTCTGTGAAACAGGCGAGTATCGCGGAAGTACATCATTTTAAAACACTAGATGGAACATTATCCGCTAAAGGCGAGCTTGAGGTTAATATTGACTTGGCAAGCGTTGAAACCATGATCCCGATCCGTAATGAACGCATGCAAAAGATGTTATTCAATGTAGCGCAGCATCCGAAGGCTAAAGTGAATGCTGATGTTTCTGAAGTGCTTGCTAAACTTAAAGCAGGTACGCAAAAGATCAATGATGTGACAGCAACATTGACACTGCATGGTCAGATCCAAAAGATCAACCTAGACTTATTGATAACGAAAAGTGCTAATGGCTTGGTGGTTACGCCTGTAAATGCGTTTATTCTCGATTCTAAGCAGTTTGGTTTAGATAAGGGGATTGAAGCACTAAGAGAAATCGCGGGTCTGAAAACTATCGCGACTAGCGTGCCTGTTAGCTTCAACTTGGTTTTTGATGAGCAAAATTAA
- a CDS encoding DUF1285 domain-containing protein has translation MSKINTLIKQYVTTHAPTENWSAPSCGFSDIKIAADGRWFHQGREIKRQSLVALFASVLIFDGQKYWLKTPAESCEVEVLGHPFIIEQWRYGDEASTLELSPCIIAIDNLGREWPICDVLPLALERVNGVDIPFLTLNYGLTARISRNVYYQWTELLEEDEKGFYLMSAKTRFYLG, from the coding sequence ATGAGCAAAATTAATACGTTAATCAAACAGTATGTTACGACTCATGCGCCGACCGAAAACTGGTCGGCGCCGTCGTGCGGTTTTTCTGACATCAAAATAGCAGCGGATGGCCGTTGGTTTCATCAGGGGCGTGAAATTAAACGGCAATCGCTTGTTGCCTTGTTCGCTAGTGTCTTAATCTTTGATGGTCAAAAGTATTGGCTAAAAACCCCAGCAGAAAGTTGTGAGGTTGAGGTACTGGGTCATCCTTTTATTATCGAGCAGTGGCGTTATGGTGATGAAGCATCAACTTTGGAGTTATCACCTTGCATTATCGCGATAGATAATTTAGGCCGTGAGTGGCCCATTTGTGATGTACTTCCGTTAGCGCTTGAGCGAGTGAATGGGGTTGATATTCCATTTCTCACACTCAATTATGGCTTAACCGCTAGAATTTCACGAAATGTCTATTATCAGTGGACTGAACTGCTCGAAGAAGATGAGAAAGGGTTTTATCTGATGTCGGCAAAGACGCGCTTTTATCTTGGCTAA
- the yihA gene encoding ribosome biogenesis GTP-binding protein YihA/YsxC, whose product MLKSRVKYNQAQFITSAPDISKLPPDTGIEVAFAGRSNAGKSSALNTLTDQKLARTSKTPGRTQLINTFSLGEDQRLIDLPGYGFAKVPLEMKKKWQKALGEYLQRRKCLKGIVVLMDIRHPLKDLDMDLINWATGSNIPVLALLTKADKLKQGKRKAEVLQVRRALAEIDGDITVHAFSSLKGIGLNELAWKLDDWYLGPFVKEVQEEDSE is encoded by the coding sequence GTGCTAAAATCTCGCGTTAAATACAATCAGGCACAATTTATCACAAGTGCCCCAGATATCAGTAAACTGCCACCAGACACTGGAATTGAAGTTGCTTTTGCGGGACGTTCTAACGCAGGTAAGTCGAGCGCACTCAATACGCTTACAGACCAAAAGCTAGCACGCACCAGTAAAACACCTGGTCGAACTCAACTTATTAATACTTTTTCTTTAGGTGAAGATCAGCGTTTGATTGATTTACCAGGTTATGGCTTTGCAAAAGTCCCATTAGAGATGAAGAAGAAATGGCAAAAGGCATTAGGTGAATATTTACAACGTCGTAAATGCCTAAAAGGGATTGTGGTATTAATGGATATTCGCCACCCTCTTAAAGATCTCGATATGGATCTCATCAACTGGGCGACTGGCAGCAATATACCGGTATTGGCGTTGTTGACTAAAGCCGATAAGCTAAAACAAGGTAAACGCAAAGCAGAAGTACTACAAGTACGTCGTGCGCTAGCTGAAATCGACGGTGATATCACCGTTCACGCGTTTTCTTCTTTGAAAGGCATTGGTTTAAACGAATTAGCGTGGAAACTGGATGATTGGTACTTAGGTCCGTTTGTGAAAGAAGTCCAAGAGGAAGATAGCGAGTAA
- a CDS encoding c-type cytochrome, producing the protein MKKIALTLTMLLGTLSASNASAFDGDAEAGKAKSATCAACHGPDGNAPVTMYPKIAGQHADYIYKQLQEFKLGMTSGGKEGRMDPVMSGMAMPLSDQDMKDLAAYFSSLSMSAGSTPEDVVAVGQKLYKAGDAERGIPACAACHGPRGNGTSLAKFPKVSFQHPEYIKSQLEKFRDGTRNNDMNGMMRDIAKKLTDKDIEVLSKYLGGLH; encoded by the coding sequence ATGAAAAAAATAGCATTAACTTTAACAATGTTGCTTGGTACGTTGTCAGCAAGCAACGCATCGGCATTCGATGGTGACGCGGAAGCAGGTAAAGCAAAGTCTGCAACGTGTGCAGCATGTCACGGTCCAGATGGCAATGCCCCTGTGACTATGTATCCTAAAATCGCAGGTCAGCATGCAGATTATATCTATAAGCAGCTACAAGAGTTTAAGCTAGGTATGACGTCTGGTGGTAAAGAAGGGCGTATGGATCCTGTGATGAGTGGTATGGCTATGCCGCTGTCAGATCAAGATATGAAAGATTTAGCCGCATATTTCTCTTCTTTATCTATGTCTGCTGGTTCAACGCCTGAAGATGTTGTTGCTGTAGGTCAGAAGCTATATAAAGCCGGTGATGCTGAACGTGGTATTCCAGCTTGTGCAGCATGTCACGGTCCGCGTGGTAACGGTACTTCTTTAGCTAAGTTCCCTAAGGTGTCATTCCAGCACCCAGAGTACATCAAATCACAGCTTGAGAAGTTCCGTGATGGTACTCGCAACAATGACATGAATGGTATGATGCGTGATATCGCGAAGAAACTTACGGATAAAGATATCGAAGTACTATCTAAGTACTTAGGTGGTCTACACTAA
- a CDS encoding class I SAM-dependent methyltransferase: MQDSTLLSCGLCQGNQLEAYHQDKYRLYWQCQTCQLVMVDPKSRLTPAQEKAIYDSHENNLADEGYRRFLARVADPLLARLVIPSQGLDFGCGPGPLLAKMLEEAGHQVALFDLYYANDASVLTRQYDFIVSTEVVEHLAEPAKVLTQLLALLEMGKPLALMTKLVIDKARFANWHYKNDLTHISFFSRESFAYFAAQQDCELEFIGNDVIILTKRS; the protein is encoded by the coding sequence TTGCAAGATTCAACTCTACTAAGTTGCGGCCTGTGCCAGGGTAATCAGCTTGAAGCCTACCATCAAGACAAGTATCGACTGTACTGGCAATGTCAAACCTGCCAGTTAGTGATGGTTGATCCCAAGTCGAGATTAACACCAGCCCAAGAAAAGGCCATTTATGATAGCCATGAAAACAATCTTGCCGATGAAGGCTATCGTCGCTTTCTAGCCAGAGTTGCGGATCCGCTGTTGGCACGTTTGGTGATACCAAGCCAAGGCTTAGACTTTGGCTGTGGGCCTGGACCGCTGCTTGCGAAAATGCTTGAAGAAGCTGGGCATCAGGTAGCTTTGTTTGACCTGTACTATGCTAATGATGCTAGTGTGCTGACTCGTCAGTATGACTTTATCGTGAGTACAGAAGTGGTGGAACATTTGGCAGAACCTGCAAAAGTATTAACGCAATTGTTAGCACTCTTAGAAATGGGAAAACCGCTAGCCTTGATGACCAAACTTGTCATTGATAAAGCACGCTTTGCGAATTGGCACTATAAAAATGACCTAACGCATATTTCATTTTTTAGTCGGGAAAGCTTTGCGTATTTTGCCGCGCAGCAGGATTGTGAATTAGAATTTATTGGGAATGATGTCATCATTCTCACCAAGCGTAGTTAA
- the yihI gene encoding Der GTPase-activating protein YihI, producing MTRKKKTRKVAANGTPRLSKEKLQALRALKEQRSKKTKGKKPGSRNAPETLAKEQSNTTTNKDPRVGSKKPISLVAEPQPAKSNTQPEMKRHLQPQVKLTSAIETLTPEQELEQLENDERLMALLERHERGELLTGKDAKYFNRGIARHQELCEILGIDDEFEEGDMQEDDPMDQFMSNDLANEWLDDDFEEDDK from the coding sequence ATGACCAGAAAGAAAAAGACACGTAAAGTTGCAGCTAATGGAACACCAAGGCTGAGTAAAGAAAAGCTACAAGCGTTACGTGCACTAAAAGAGCAGCGTAGCAAAAAAACCAAAGGTAAAAAGCCGGGTTCTAGAAATGCACCAGAGACCCTAGCGAAAGAGCAATCAAACACGACGACCAATAAAGATCCGCGTGTTGGTAGCAAAAAGCCAATTTCTTTGGTTGCAGAGCCGCAACCGGCTAAGTCGAATACACAACCTGAGATGAAACGCCACCTGCAGCCGCAAGTTAAGTTAACTTCAGCGATAGAGACGTTAACGCCAGAGCAAGAACTTGAGCAGTTAGAAAATGACGAACGCTTGATGGCGCTACTTGAACGCCATGAACGCGGTGAACTGCTAACAGGTAAAGATGCGAAATACTTCAATCGCGGCATTGCACGTCATCAGGAACTATGTGAGATCTTAGGAATTGATGATGAGTTTGAAGAAGGTGATATGCAAGAAGATGATCCAATGGATCAGTTTATGAGTAATGATCTAGCAAATGAATGGTTAGACGACGACTTTGAGGAAGATGATAAGTAA
- a CDS encoding DUF2489 domain-containing protein has product MNTAWIIAIIIGALIIAGLAFYAGKLLWQLKVQKEQIAKHREQKAAELEKSRQQRNGKIADSVNLIARAMKEKQCEYSEGCLRVWVLISQYSFDEEVDLQQSYPGVYQMYDEVKEMPTHDARKKYSKKEIFKMDSQRWRAEERLEEEILQDCEKLIARFKAAAGSENVVFQ; this is encoded by the coding sequence ATGAATACTGCATGGATCATCGCAATCATTATTGGTGCCCTGATTATTGCTGGACTGGCGTTTTACGCGGGTAAATTACTATGGCAGCTGAAGGTGCAAAAAGAGCAGATTGCCAAACATCGTGAGCAAAAAGCTGCTGAGCTTGAAAAGTCACGGCAGCAGCGCAATGGAAAAATTGCGGATAGCGTTAACTTGATCGCGCGTGCGATGAAGGAAAAACAATGTGAATATTCTGAAGGGTGTTTACGAGTTTGGGTGCTCATCTCGCAATATAGTTTTGACGAGGAAGTTGACTTACAGCAGAGTTACCCTGGTGTTTATCAGATGTATGATGAAGTCAAAGAAATGCCAACTCATGATGCGCGTAAGAAGTATTCTAAAAAAGAGATTTTCAAAATGGATAGCCAGCGTTGGCGTGCTGAAGAGCGCCTAGAAGAGGAGATCTTACAGGACTGTGAAAAGCTGATAGCGCGCTTTAAAGCGGCTGCTGGCAGTGAAAATGTCGTGTTTCAGTAA
- a CDS encoding 4'-phosphopantetheinyl transferase family protein encodes MQSIQSHLFTPYLSHHFHCIQFDPDSFDALSFEQQNILLPASLDKAVAKRRAEFLAGRICAKTCLAQFGQGDFTLLNGTDRAPIWPANIVASITHTRGIAAAIATDDVAVKGLGIDIERDMKPKQEIELQRQILHPEEAEIFTLFGEQVHCPLTVIFSAKESIFKALYSTVQKFFGFDAVKLTQFDDKKLIFTLMETLHSDLEEGQQVEVFYQCKNGLVLTECEYIAQ; translated from the coding sequence TTGCAAAGCATTCAGAGTCACCTATTTACCCCCTATCTTTCTCACCATTTTCATTGCATTCAGTTTGACCCTGACAGCTTTGATGCGCTTTCCTTTGAACAGCAAAATATACTCCTGCCTGCTTCACTGGATAAAGCGGTAGCGAAAAGGAGAGCCGAGTTTTTAGCGGGACGAATATGTGCCAAGACTTGCCTAGCGCAATTTGGACAAGGTGACTTTACGCTGCTTAACGGCACCGACCGAGCGCCTATTTGGCCTGCTAATATTGTTGCAAGTATCACGCATACTCGAGGGATCGCGGCTGCGATTGCTACAGATGATGTCGCTGTGAAAGGCTTAGGTATTGATATCGAAAGAGATATGAAACCAAAGCAAGAAATCGAGCTACAACGACAAATTTTACATCCCGAAGAAGCGGAAATTTTTACGCTTTTTGGCGAGCAAGTGCATTGCCCATTGACTGTTATTTTCTCAGCCAAAGAAAGCATATTTAAGGCACTTTATAGTACGGTGCAAAAGTTCTTTGGCTTTGATGCCGTTAAGCTGACTCAGTTTGATGACAAGAAACTTATTTTTACTTTGATGGAAACGCTACACAGCGATTTAGAAGAAGGACAACAAGTGGAAGTATTTTACCAATGTAAAAACGGATTAGTGCTGACCGAATGTGAATACATTGCACAGTAA
- a CDS encoding NADPH-dependent FMN reductase, which yields MTTAKIIALAGSLRKDSYNQLLIQAAANFALESGAEVEVIKLQDLDIPMFDEDLEAQGTPKGAQLLKDKLRDADGILLASPEYNGSFTAVLKNAIDWASRTEQGAVPAFRNKVVALYAASPGGLGGLRGLNHVRDVLSGIGSLVLADQLAVPSAFNVFDDQGKIKDPELAEKVSSLALQLVSVASKLK from the coding sequence ATGACTACAGCAAAAATTATCGCACTAGCAGGCAGTTTAAGAAAAGACAGCTACAACCAATTACTCATTCAAGCCGCGGCAAACTTCGCACTAGAAAGTGGCGCAGAAGTAGAAGTGATCAAGTTACAAGATTTAGACATTCCAATGTTCGATGAAGATCTTGAAGCACAAGGCACACCAAAAGGTGCTCAACTTTTAAAAGACAAGCTACGCGATGCCGATGGTATTCTATTGGCAAGCCCAGAGTACAACGGCTCTTTCACTGCGGTGCTCAAGAACGCAATAGACTGGGCGTCTAGAACAGAACAAGGTGCAGTGCCTGCATTTAGAAACAAAGTAGTGGCACTCTATGCAGCCTCACCTGGCGGCTTAGGTGGATTACGCGGCCTCAACCATGTCCGTGATGTGTTGTCTGGTATTGGCAGTTTAGTACTCGCAGACCAATTGGCTGTACCTAGCGCATTTAATGTGTTTGATGACCAAGGTAAAATTAAAGACCCAGAACTTGCAGAAAAAGTATCGAGCCTCGCTCTGCAACTGGTGTCAGTTGCAAGTAAGTTAAAATAA